One Helianthus annuus cultivar XRQ/B chromosome 12, HanXRQr2.0-SUNRISE, whole genome shotgun sequence genomic region harbors:
- the LOC110893800 gene encoding transcription repressor OFP8, translating to METNFKLKISKLFQSSFTSCRTKHTSDVVEQPFFFPENRHHRHLIDLFSPKPQPISSSSHKSTTQLPLTKLSDEKNHFPATIVAGKPQSHRKNPKSTKKKKPHHRKPLKVNNFQSSIDNSYYNCCSSDDDDDQIDDETTLFSSRSFSSDSSVSFRNRGQRKKNKNSVVGGACKGRKATDVIPIKGKFVKDSVAVVKKSNDPHEDFRVSMLEMIVERQIFGEEDLENLLKCFLSLNSEEHHRVICQVFTEIWETLFCF from the coding sequence atgGAGACAAACTTCAAACTCAAAATCTCGAAACTCTTTCAATCCTCCTTCACCTCTTGCCGGACTAAACACACCTCCGACGTTGTCGAACAGCCGTTTTTCTTCCCCGAAAACCGCCATCACCGCCACCTCATCGACCTTTTTTCCCCCAAACCCCAACCCATTTCCTCCTCATCTCACAAATCCACAACCCaattacccttaacaaaactCTCCGACGAAAAAAACCATTTTCCGGCAACTATAGTCGCCGGAAAACCACAATCCCACCGAAAAAACCCGAAATCCACCAAGAAAAAGAAACCCCATCACCGAAAACCATTGAAAGTTAATAATTTCCAATCAAGTATTGATAACTCCTACTACAACTGCTGCAGCAGTGACGATGATGACGATCAAATAGACGATGAAACCACTTTGTTTTCATCGCGTTCTTTTTCCTCTGACTCATCTGTTTCTTTTCGAAACAGAGGACAGAGGAAAAAGAACAAAAACAGCGTCGTTGGGGGTGCGTGTAAGGGTCGAAAAGCGACCGATGTGATCCCGATTAAAGGGAAGTTTGTGAAGGATAGTGTTGCGGTTGTGAAGAAATCGAATGACCCGCATGAGGATTTTAGGGTTTCAATGTTGGAGATGATTGTTGAACGACAAATATTTGGAGAAGAAGATCTTGAGAATCTTTTGAAGTGTTTTTTGTCATTAAATTCGGAAGAACATCACAGAGTTATTTGTCAAGTGTTTACTGAGATTTGGGAGACGCTGTTTTGTTTCTGA
- the LOC110893799 gene encoding polyol transporter 5: MGTSHINKYALACALLASTNSILLGYDIGVMSGAVLFIKDNLKISSTQVEILVGSLNVCSLIGSFASGKTSDWIGRRYTIVLAAGTFFIGALLMGFATNFGYLMAGRVVAGIGVGYSLMIAPVYTAELSPAMTRGLLTSLPEVFITLGILLGYIVNYALSGLPENVNWRLMVGLAAVPAVGIAAGVMFMPESPRWLVMKGRVDEAKRVLNKTSDSENEAHLRLEEITKAALDAVTWDPRAGGWRGQGVWKELLTPSPALRRVLIAAIGINFFMQASGNDAVIYYTPEVFKAAGIRHRKQLVGVTIIMGLAKTSFVLVSAFFLDKFGRRPLLLLGSIGMVISLAGLGLGSKFLEHSSDKPTWAIALCVVAVCADVSFFSIGLGPITWVYTSEIFPMRLRAQGSGLAVSVNRLVSGVVSMTFLTISSKITFGGMFFVLSGVMTVATVFFYFFLPETKGKSLEEMGALFERKDTEGSKAIEMSERE, encoded by the exons ATGGGAACCTCACACATCAACAAGTATGCTCTTGCCTGTGCTCTCTTAGCCTCCACCAACTCCATTCTCTTGGGTTATG ATATTGGTGTAATGAGTGGAGCGGTGCTATTTATCAAAGATAACTTAAAGATCTCATCAACCCAAGTGGAAATTTTAGTGGGTTCACTAAACGTATGTTCTTTAATCGGATCTTTCGCCTCCGGCAAGACTTCCGACTGGATTGGTCGCCGGTACACCATCGTGCTAGCAGCCGGAACGTTTTTCATCGGTGCATTACTCATGGGGTTCGCTACAAACTTCGGGTATTTAATGGCCGGAAGAGTGGTCGCCGGAATTGGCGTTGGGTACTCGCTAATGATCGCGCCGGTGTACACCGCAGAATTATCTCCGGCGATGACACGTGGCCTCCTCACATCACTCCCTGAAGTGTTCATCACATTGGGGATTTTGTTAGGATACATTGTGAATTATGCATTATCCGGGCTACCGGAAAACGTGAATTGGCGGTTGATGGTCGGACTTGCGGCGGTTCCGGCAGTGGGGATCGCCGCCGGCGTGATGTTCATGCCGGAATCGCCACGGTGGCTTGTTATGAAGGGTAGGGTGGATGAGGCTAAGAGAGTATTAAACAAGACATCAGATTCTGAAAATGAGGCCCATTTGAGGTTGGAGGAAATTACCAAAGCTGCCCTTGATGCGGTCACGTGGGACCCACGTGCCGGCGGTTGGAGGGGTCAAGGTGTTTGGAAAGAGTTGTTGACGCCATCGCCGGCGCTCCGGCGGGTTCTTATTGCGGCCATCGGGATCAACTTTTTTATGCAAGCGTCCGGCAACGACGCGGTGATTTACTACACGCCGGAGGTTTTCAAAGCCGCCGGAATTCGACACCGGAAACAACTTGTTGGGGTTACTATAATCATGGGCTTAGCCAAGACTTCTTTTGTTTTGGTATCAGCCTTTTTTTTGGATAAGTTTGGTAGGAGGCCCTTGTTGTTATTGGGCTCAATAGGTATGGTTATTTCCCTAGCTGGGTTGGGCCTTGGGTCAAAGTTTTTGGAGCACTCAAGTGACAAGCCCACGTGGGCTATTGCGTTGTGTGTGGTGGCGGTTTGTGCTGACGTGTCATTCTTCTCGATTGGGCTTGGGCCCATAACGTGGGTTTACACGTCGGAAATATTTCCAATGAGGTTACGTGCTCAAGGGTCGGGTCTAGCAGTGTCGGTGAACCGATTGGTGAGCGGGGTTGTGTCGATGACGTTTCTTACGATATCGAGTAAAATAACTTTTGGAGGGATGTTTTTCGTGTTGTCGGGAGTTATGACCGTTGCGACGGttttcttttatttctttttGCCGGAAACAAAAGGCAAGAGTTTGGAAGAAATGGGAGCGTTATTTGAAAGAAAAGATACCGAAGGTAGTAAGGCAATTGAAATGAGTGAAAGAGAGTAG